In the Terriglobia bacterium genome, CTGGCAACGATCGTTGTACTGGCTGCTTTATTGACAACCTGGTCGAGCGCGCTGGAGATTTCCGGACTATTATTTGCGTCTCCACTGTAGGACGCAACAATCGAGTTTGCTCCCACAGGGAGCGATGTTGTCGAATATTGGGCGACTCCGTTCGAGATCGCTTGCGCTGAACCGAGTGGAGTCGCGCCATCGAGAAACTGGACGGTACCGGTTGCGTCGGTGGGCACGTTCGCGACGAAGGTCACACTGGTCGTATAGGTGCTGGGATTGAGGGATGAAGTTATGCCGACAGTAGGGGCGGCCTTGTTAACCACCTGTGTGTAGGTCGCGGTTGTTTGTTGCGCCGGGACGGCGATGCATGACAGTAGCAACGCAAGAGGCAGCAATAGCCATTTCAATTTCATCAGTTCTCGCTCCTTAGTGGTAATTGGAATCACCCTGATAGGCTGCGGTGATAGAGTGCGTGCCGGCTACCAACGTCGAAGTCGTGATTGTCGCGACTCC is a window encoding:
- a CDS encoding Ig-like domain-containing protein, with protein sequence MKLKWLLLPLALLLSCIAVPAQQTTATYTQVVNKAAPTVGITSSLNPSTYTTSVTFVANVPTDATGTVQFLDGATPLGSAQAISNGVAQYSTTSLPVGANSIVASYSGDANNSPEISSALDQVVNKAASTTIVA